A window of the Candidatus Polarisedimenticolaceae bacterium genome harbors these coding sequences:
- a CDS encoding Yip1 family protein: protein MTESTGAPSQGPELSPVARLIGVFTSPTKTFESIARRPGWDWLLPVFLLMIAFFVVQSVTVTKIDVDQAVKNQMKFVEKMSKGNMTDAQRDQVEQKTREGFENGKKPVRRALTSLFVLIPIFFVPLLYHGLAAAFGAKTNYLKVVAGYAYTQTIGLIPLLLTTIVAYPKASFDPPDVQFGRILKSNVAAFMDFETTNKALLGLLSSVDVFDIWLFLVGSIALSKTTRLSKSSARNVVLGVWVAYIVVKVCLGLLLSAFMG from the coding sequence ATGACCGAGTCCACGGGGGCACCGAGCCAGGGGCCGGAGCTGTCGCCGGTCGCGCGGCTGATCGGCGTCTTCACGTCGCCGACGAAGACCTTCGAGTCGATCGCCCGGAGGCCCGGATGGGACTGGCTGCTTCCGGTCTTCCTCCTCATGATCGCGTTCTTCGTCGTGCAGAGCGTCACCGTGACGAAGATCGACGTCGATCAGGCCGTCAAGAACCAGATGAAGTTCGTCGAGAAGATGTCGAAGGGCAACATGACCGACGCCCAGCGCGATCAGGTCGAGCAGAAGACGCGCGAGGGGTTCGAGAACGGCAAGAAGCCGGTGCGGCGGGCGTTGACGTCGCTCTTCGTCCTGATCCCGATCTTCTTCGTGCCGCTGCTCTATCACGGGCTCGCGGCGGCATTCGGGGCGAAGACGAACTATCTCAAGGTCGTCGCCGGGTACGCGTACACGCAGACGATCGGGCTCATCCCGCTCCTGCTGACGACGATCGTCGCGTATCCCAAGGCGTCGTTCGATCCGCCCGATGTCCAGTTCGGGCGCATCCTCAAGTCCAACGTCGCCGCGTTCATGGACTTCGAGACGACGAACAAGGCGCTCCTCGGCCTGCTCTCGAGCGTCGACGTCTTCGACATCTGGCTGTTCCTCGTGGGATCGATCGCGCTCTCGAAGACGACGCGCCTCTCGAAGTCATCGGCCCGTAATGTCGTCCTGGGCGTTTGGGTTGCCTACATCGTGGTCAAGGTTTGTCTGGGCCTCCTGTTGTCGGCGTTCATGGGATGA